A stretch of the Aphis gossypii isolate Hap1 chromosome 2, ASM2018417v2, whole genome shotgun sequence genome encodes the following:
- the LOC114127352 gene encoding LIM/homeobox protein Awh isoform X3: MIQENRFELCGFPATYIKNMKTESLQCRGCSDPITDRFLLKVSDKIWHVSCLRCCVCNLVLEDEPSCFIKDDSIYCRQDYARSFGTVCSKCSKGISASHWVRKARDHVYHLACFRCDACDRQLNTGEEFALHEGRVLCKPHYLDIVDGGTTSSSEGGDSESYHSKNKAKRVRTTFTEEQLQVLQANFQLDSNPDGQDLERIAQITGLSKRVTQVWFQNSRARQKKHLHTGKVKSAPSGLLHHQQNGSENHFNRHINLHLTYSFQQPPSSNHSHQRGSPIYIPQNPASETSSLDDLSQDSMMMCSVVRNSDPV, translated from the exons aCTGAATCGTTGCAGTGTCGAGGATGCTCGGATCCAATTACGGATAGGTTTTTATTGAAGGTTTCCGACAAAATTTGGCACGTGTCTTGTTTAAGATGCTGCGTGTGCAACTTGGTATTAGAGGACGAACCATCGTGTTTTATCAAAGATGATTCAATTTATTGCCGACAGGACTATGccag GAGTTTCGGCACCGTGTGTTCAAAGTGTTCGAAAGGTATTTCCGCTTCGCATTGGGTGCGAAAGGCCAGGGATCACGTTTACCATTTGGCGTGTTTCCGGTGTGACGCCTGCGACCGTCAATTGAACACGGGAGAAGAGTTTGCTCTGCACGAAGGTCGTGTTCTATGCAAACCTCATTACTTGGACATCGTGGATGGCGGTACTACAAGCTCGTCAG agGGTGGAGATTCTGAAAGTTATCACAGCAAGAATAAAGCAAAACGAGTACGGACCACATTTACCGAAGAACAATTGCAGGTGCTACAAGCTAATTTTCAATTGGATTCTAATCCCGACGGGCAAGATCTGGAAAGGATAGCGCAAATTACTGGATTGAGCAAAAGAGTTACTCAAGTGTGGTTTCAAAATTCTAGAGCGAGACAAAAAAAGCATCTGCACACCGGAAAAGTGAAAAGCGCTCCATCTGGATTAC TTCACCATCAACAAAACGGTTCTGAAAATCATTTCAACCGGCACATAAATCTACACCTCACGTATTCGTTTCAACAGCCTCCGTCGTCGAACCATTCGCACCAGAGAGGATCTCCTATTTATATACCCCAAAATCCag cctCAGAAACGTCGTCCCTAGATGATCTGTCTCAAGATTCTATGATGATGTGTTCGGTGGTCAGGAATAGTGATCCGGTATGA
- the LOC114127352 gene encoding LIM/homeobox protein Awh isoform X2, with protein MSKIRNYRKHRKEKTADKSRHLTEDALCENKSLHFREKYEFVQYVKTESLQCRGCSDPITDRFLLKVSDKIWHVSCLRCCVCNLVLEDEPSCFIKDDSIYCRQDYARSFGTVCSKCSKGISASHWVRKARDHVYHLACFRCDACDRQLNTGEEFALHEGRVLCKPHYLDIVDGGTTSSSEGGDSESYHSKNKAKRVRTTFTEEQLQVLQANFQLDSNPDGQDLERIAQITGLSKRVTQVWFQNSRARQKKHLHTGKVKSAPSGLLHHQQNGSENHFNRHINLHLTYSFQQPPSSNHSHQRGSPIYIPQNPASETSSLDDLSQDSMMMCSVVRNSDPV; from the exons GAGAAAACTGCAGACAAGTCAAGACATTTAACAGAAGATGCTTTATGCGAGAACAAAAGTTTGCACTTTCGTGAAAAGTACGAATTCGTCCAATACGTCAAG aCTGAATCGTTGCAGTGTCGAGGATGCTCGGATCCAATTACGGATAGGTTTTTATTGAAGGTTTCCGACAAAATTTGGCACGTGTCTTGTTTAAGATGCTGCGTGTGCAACTTGGTATTAGAGGACGAACCATCGTGTTTTATCAAAGATGATTCAATTTATTGCCGACAGGACTATGccag GAGTTTCGGCACCGTGTGTTCAAAGTGTTCGAAAGGTATTTCCGCTTCGCATTGGGTGCGAAAGGCCAGGGATCACGTTTACCATTTGGCGTGTTTCCGGTGTGACGCCTGCGACCGTCAATTGAACACGGGAGAAGAGTTTGCTCTGCACGAAGGTCGTGTTCTATGCAAACCTCATTACTTGGACATCGTGGATGGCGGTACTACAAGCTCGTCAG agGGTGGAGATTCTGAAAGTTATCACAGCAAGAATAAAGCAAAACGAGTACGGACCACATTTACCGAAGAACAATTGCAGGTGCTACAAGCTAATTTTCAATTGGATTCTAATCCCGACGGGCAAGATCTGGAAAGGATAGCGCAAATTACTGGATTGAGCAAAAGAGTTACTCAAGTGTGGTTTCAAAATTCTAGAGCGAGACAAAAAAAGCATCTGCACACCGGAAAAGTGAAAAGCGCTCCATCTGGATTAC TTCACCATCAACAAAACGGTTCTGAAAATCATTTCAACCGGCACATAAATCTACACCTCACGTATTCGTTTCAACAGCCTCCGTCGTCGAACCATTCGCACCAGAGAGGATCTCCTATTTATATACCCCAAAATCCag cctCAGAAACGTCGTCCCTAGATGATCTGTCTCAAGATTCTATGATGATGTGTTCGGTGGTCAGGAATAGTGATCCGGTATGA
- the LOC114127352 gene encoding LIM/homeobox protein Awh isoform X1, whose product MIQENRFELCGFPATYIKNMKEKTADKSRHLTEDALCENKSLHFREKYEFVQYVKTESLQCRGCSDPITDRFLLKVSDKIWHVSCLRCCVCNLVLEDEPSCFIKDDSIYCRQDYARSFGTVCSKCSKGISASHWVRKARDHVYHLACFRCDACDRQLNTGEEFALHEGRVLCKPHYLDIVDGGTTSSSEGGDSESYHSKNKAKRVRTTFTEEQLQVLQANFQLDSNPDGQDLERIAQITGLSKRVTQVWFQNSRARQKKHLHTGKVKSAPSGLLHHQQNGSENHFNRHINLHLTYSFQQPPSSNHSHQRGSPIYIPQNPASETSSLDDLSQDSMMMCSVVRNSDPV is encoded by the exons GAGAAAACTGCAGACAAGTCAAGACATTTAACAGAAGATGCTTTATGCGAGAACAAAAGTTTGCACTTTCGTGAAAAGTACGAATTCGTCCAATACGTCAAG aCTGAATCGTTGCAGTGTCGAGGATGCTCGGATCCAATTACGGATAGGTTTTTATTGAAGGTTTCCGACAAAATTTGGCACGTGTCTTGTTTAAGATGCTGCGTGTGCAACTTGGTATTAGAGGACGAACCATCGTGTTTTATCAAAGATGATTCAATTTATTGCCGACAGGACTATGccag GAGTTTCGGCACCGTGTGTTCAAAGTGTTCGAAAGGTATTTCCGCTTCGCATTGGGTGCGAAAGGCCAGGGATCACGTTTACCATTTGGCGTGTTTCCGGTGTGACGCCTGCGACCGTCAATTGAACACGGGAGAAGAGTTTGCTCTGCACGAAGGTCGTGTTCTATGCAAACCTCATTACTTGGACATCGTGGATGGCGGTACTACAAGCTCGTCAG agGGTGGAGATTCTGAAAGTTATCACAGCAAGAATAAAGCAAAACGAGTACGGACCACATTTACCGAAGAACAATTGCAGGTGCTACAAGCTAATTTTCAATTGGATTCTAATCCCGACGGGCAAGATCTGGAAAGGATAGCGCAAATTACTGGATTGAGCAAAAGAGTTACTCAAGTGTGGTTTCAAAATTCTAGAGCGAGACAAAAAAAGCATCTGCACACCGGAAAAGTGAAAAGCGCTCCATCTGGATTAC TTCACCATCAACAAAACGGTTCTGAAAATCATTTCAACCGGCACATAAATCTACACCTCACGTATTCGTTTCAACAGCCTCCGTCGTCGAACCATTCGCACCAGAGAGGATCTCCTATTTATATACCCCAAAATCCag cctCAGAAACGTCGTCCCTAGATGATCTGTCTCAAGATTCTATGATGATGTGTTCGGTGGTCAGGAATAGTGATCCGGTATGA